ATCATCGTCATGCCCTTCCGCTACGAAGTCTACTCCACGAACGTCGACGAGCTCTTCGAGGAGCTGACCAGGATCCTGCAGGACATCATCGTCCACGAGCAGGGGGGAGAGCCCAGCGTGGTATCAGTGGCGGAGCTTCCCGCGCCCAACCTAGAAGACTACGTCATCGCTCTGCAGGCCATCCTTTCCGAGTACCGAAAGATACTGGTCGAAAGGCTAAGGGCCACAGGCAAGGTGCTGCTCTCCGAGCTGACAAGAGGCCTAGACCCCATCGGCGCCGCACGTGTCTTCATCCTACTTCTTTTCGCGGCCAACAGCGGCGAGGTCGTCATCGAACAGGAGGAAACCGACGAAGACGCCCTTGTCGTCTCGGTGGGCCAGCTTGAGTGAGACCCAGAAAGGCCAACCTCCGAAGGAAATGCTAGCGAAGGTGGAGGCCGCGCTCTACTCCGCGGGACGCCCCATCAGCTCCATCGAAATAGCGAAGGTCGCCGGTACTTCTTCCGAGAGGAAGGCGGCCGCCATGGTCAGGGAGATCGCCAAACTGGTCAATTCGAGCATGACCGCCGTCGAAGTCGTGGAGTATCCCGGCTCCAGGTTCGCGATGCAACTCAAGGCGCAGTACACCCAGGTAGCTAGGAGGTTCGCGACGCGGCCCCTCCTCTCCCGGGCGGCACTCAGGACCCTCTCCTTCATCGCCTTCTTCCAGCCAATCATGTCCAGTGAACTTGTGCTCAAGCGGGGCTCCACGGCCTACCAGCACCTGAAGGAGCTGGAAGAGGTGGGGTTCGTAGTTAGCGATAGACAGGGTCGGAGCAAGGCGTACCGGACGACGGGGAGGTTCGCCGAGTACTTCGGACTGAGCATCGACACCCCCACCCTGAAGCGGCAGCTCGAAGCCAGAAACTTGACGCTGAAATGATGGCAACGCTTAACACCAGGCGGAAGTGGGCGCTCTTTTCAAGGAATAGAGCTGGTTGACTCGACCGATTGAGAACCTGACGAAGCGAAAGAACACCGGCGGAAGGTCCCGGCCTTCAAGAGGCAGAAGGGCCTACGAACGGGACGGCTATGCCATCGAACCGCTGGTGGGCCCCACTGCGGGGCGCCCGAGCAGGAGGAGAGGGGGGAGGGTGAGCGTCGGCCTGACCTTTTCTGAATTCGCCAACGTCTCGGATTCGTCGGGGAAGACGGGCAAGTCCAAGATCCTCCGGGTCAAGAAGAGCCCGGCCAACAGGGACTACGAAAGGCGGGGGGTCATCACCAAGGGTGCAGTCATCGAAACCGATGCGGGAGAGGCGGTCGTGACCTCGCGTCCCACCGATGATGGAGTCGTCAACGCAGTCCTGACGACCAAGAAATGAAGGAATACGAAAGGCTCGTTATCTGGCTGGACTATTTCGATTCAGAGCTCAAGCGGAGAGAAGGGAGGCGCGTCCCACTTAGCTCAGCGACCAGGGCTCCGACCCTCGACGAGCTCGCCGAGGCCTGCCGCAGGCTCAATCTGAAGCCCCTGCTCCAGTCCGCGAAGTACCCCAATTCCCCGGCGAAGCAATCCGGCTACGTATCGGTCACGAAGTCCGGCCCCAAGCGCAAGGCCGTGCAGAGCGTCGCAAGGGAACTCTCGGTCGTAAGGGGCATGGCTCTGAAGAAACAGTCCTCCGGCCGGTCGGGCCAGAAAAAACCCGGACGAGCCACGAAGGTTTAAAGGCAAGGAGACGGCCGTGAAATTTTCTTGTTACAGGTCGGTATTTTGCTTCATCAGGCCAAGAGCGGCCGACTTATCGTGCGCCTTTCCAAAGAAGTCAGACCCGGTGCGTACCTCCACGACGAAAAGGGAAGGAAACTGGGGAGAGTGGGCGAGCTGATCGGACCGGTGAAGGCGCCCTATGCGTCTGCCTCGGTTGTGACCGCGAAGCTTGGGAAAACGGGGGACCCCGTTTTCGTCGAAAGGTGAGCGGAATGAGCCTTTGGAACAGCCGCGGAGATGACGCTTTTAGGACGTCTTGCCCGGTCTGCGGAAACAGACTGATCGGGGACACTGAGAAGGGCGAGCAGGTCTGCCCGACCTGCGGCTACGTGACCTACGCTCCGGCGGACGGGGGCCCGGAATGGAAGGCCATGGACCTCGAGGAGAAGAACAAGAGGGTCCGGGTAGGCGCCCCCACCACCCTTTCCCTACACGATATGGGCCTGACGACCGAAATCAGCAGAACCATGCGCGACTCCCACGGAAAATACCTCGACCCGGCGATGCGCGCCACGGTGGAGAAGATGCGGAAGTGGCAGAGCCGCTCTAGGACGATAAACAGCGAAGAGCGGGGGCTCTCCAACGTGCTGTCGAAGATATCAGAGCTCTGTGAGGCCCTAAACCTCCCTGACAACGTGGCCGAAACTGCCGCCCAGGTCTACAGGACGTCCGCGAGGATGAAGGTGGCGAAGAGCAAGTCCATCCTCGGCATGACCGCAGCCACGGTCTATCTCGCGTGCAGGAAGTGCGGAGTCTCGAGGACCCTAAAGGAAGTGGCGAGGGCAGCGGGCATGGAAAAGGGGAGCGTGGCCCGGTACTTCAGGCTGGTTCTGAAAGAGGTGGAGAAGGAATACGTGCCTCCGCCGTCAGTCGAGAAGTACATTTCCAAGCTCATCAACATGGCTAAGATCAACCCGAGGGTGGAAATCCTCGCCCTCACCCTTTCGAGGAAGACCAACGACTCGAAGATTTCCAGCGGCAAGGCTCCGGCGGGGTTGGCTGCGGCCTACGTCTATCTCTCTTCGGTCATGATAGGGGAGCACCTCCCGCAGAGAGAGGTCGCGGAGTTCGCCGAAGTGACGGAGGTCACGGTCAGAAACAGGTGCAGGGAGATCCTGGACAACTTCGTCATCAGACAGGAGTTCGCGCCTGCGAAATGACCAAACACAAGGCCGCCGCAAAGCGCTCTCGCCCTTCGAAGGCGCCGAAGCCTCGCGCCCAGAAGGAAGGTGCCCGAGCAAAGAAGAAGGAGGAGGCGCCCCGCCCTGTCGAGAGGACTGAGGAAGAGCTCGTCGACCTGACCTCGAGGGTGTACAAGCTAGTAGTGGAGCGCGGAAGGGAAGGGGTGCTCCAGAGCGAAATCTGGAAGGAGCTGGGGCTTACCAGCCGAGACGGCTCCAGGCTCGCGATCCGGCTCGAGAGGAGAGGACTGATCGGTCGCGTGAAGGTCCTCGAAGAGGGAAGGTGGACCTACAAGCTCACGCCCCTTCGCTTCCCCACCGACATGACCTCCATCGAGAAGGCACCATGCATCGTGTGCCAGTTCGAGTCGAAGTGCTCCATCGACGGACAGATCAACCCCTACATCTGTCCCTGGATAGGCCCCTGGGTGATCGAGGAGGCGCGGGTCGCTCAGATGCAAGCCCCTCAGGCTGACCCAGTTCCGGCAAGGTAATCCCCCATGGCACGCAGCGAGAAGTTCGAATCGATAGTGGAAGCCGCGACCAAGGCCCGGGCCAGCGCCTATTCTCCATACTCCAAGGTGAAAATCGGGGCCGCCGTACTGACCTC
This sequence is a window from Nitrososphaerota archaeon. Protein-coding genes within it:
- a CDS encoding SMC-Scp complex subunit ScpB codes for the protein MSETQKGQPPKEMLAKVEAALYSAGRPISSIEIAKVAGTSSERKAAAMVREIAKLVNSSMTAVEVVEYPGSRFAMQLKAQYTQVARRFATRPLLSRAALRTLSFIAFFQPIMSSELVLKRGSTAYQHLKELEEVGFVVSDRQGRSKAYRTTGRFAEYFGLSIDTPTLKRQLEARNLTLK
- a CDS encoding 30S ribosomal protein S8e, whose protein sequence is MTRPIENLTKRKNTGGRSRPSRGRRAYERDGYAIEPLVGPTAGRPSRRRGGRVSVGLTFSEFANVSDSSGKTGKSKILRVKKSPANRDYERRGVITKGAVIETDAGEAVVTSRPTDDGVVNAVLTTKK
- a CDS encoding signal recognition particle protein Srp19 (binds to 7S RNA to mediate binding of the signal recognition particle protein Srp54), with amino-acid sequence MKEYERLVIWLDYFDSELKRREGRRVPLSSATRAPTLDELAEACRRLNLKPLLQSAKYPNSPAKQSGYVSVTKSGPKRKAVQSVARELSVVRGMALKKQSSGRSGQKKPGRATKV
- a CDS encoding transcription factor IIB, whose amino-acid sequence is MSLWNSRGDDAFRTSCPVCGNRLIGDTEKGEQVCPTCGYVTYAPADGGPEWKAMDLEEKNKRVRVGAPTTLSLHDMGLTTEISRTMRDSHGKYLDPAMRATVEKMRKWQSRSRTINSEERGLSNVLSKISELCEALNLPDNVAETAAQVYRTSARMKVAKSKSILGMTAATVYLACRKCGVSRTLKEVARAAGMEKGSVARYFRLVLKEVEKEYVPPPSVEKYISKLINMAKINPRVEILALTLSRKTNDSKISSGKAPAGLAAAYVYLSSVMIGEHLPQREVAEFAEVTEVTVRNRCREILDNFVIRQEFAPAK
- a CDS encoding transcriptional regulator; protein product: MTKHKAAAKRSRPSKAPKPRAQKEGARAKKKEEAPRPVERTEEELVDLTSRVYKLVVERGREGVLQSEIWKELGLTSRDGSRLAIRLERRGLIGRVKVLEEGRWTYKLTPLRFPTDMTSIEKAPCIVCQFESKCSIDGQINPYICPWIGPWVIEEARVAQMQAPQADPVPAR